In a genomic window of Spirosoma agri:
- a CDS encoding deoxynucleoside kinase has translation MHIAITGNIGAGKTTLAGLLAKHYGWEVLYEAVEDNPYLADFYDDMPRWAFNLQIFFLNSRFAQMRRVLAIAGEGSTSVIQDRTIYEDAAIFARNLHVMGTMSERDYHTYRNLFDNMMSLVRPPDLMIYLRADLPKLRRQIQKRDRSFEQAISDDYLGSLNQLYEAFIGSYQIGDLLIIDVNQLDYTERPADFAEIIRRIDARLAISPRSSR, from the coding sequence ATGCACATTGCGATAACGGGAAATATTGGCGCTGGCAAAACGACACTGGCCGGGCTTTTAGCGAAACACTACGGCTGGGAGGTTTTGTATGAAGCGGTAGAAGACAATCCGTACCTGGCCGACTTTTACGACGACATGCCGAGGTGGGCCTTTAACCTTCAGATCTTTTTTCTCAACAGCCGGTTTGCGCAGATGCGCCGGGTGCTGGCCATTGCCGGAGAAGGAAGCACATCGGTTATTCAGGATCGGACGATCTACGAGGACGCGGCCATTTTCGCCCGTAATCTGCACGTGATGGGCACCATGAGTGAACGGGACTACCACACGTACCGCAATCTGTTCGACAATATGATGAGTCTGGTACGCCCACCCGATCTGATGATCTACCTGCGGGCCGATCTGCCCAAACTCCGACGCCAGATTCAGAAGCGGGACCGTTCGTTCGAGCAGGCCATCAGCGATGATTACCTGGGCAGCCTGAATCAGCTGTACGAGGCCTTTATCGGTTCGTATCAGATCGGCGACTTGTTGATCATCGATGTGAACCAGTTAGACTATACGGAACGTCCGGCCGACTTTGCCGAAATTATTCGCCGGATCGACGCCCGGTTAGCGATTTCTCCCCGTTCTTCTCGCTGA
- the trhO gene encoding oxygen-dependent tRNA uridine(34) hydroxylase TrhO, with translation MKPFRVLLYYIYSPIENPDQYREEHHLLCLQLNLLGRVIVAPEGLNGTVSGLAADCDAYMATLRADPRFASTEFKIDESDGHTFQKLHVRVKPEIVHSDFPVDPLRQTGIHLEPDEFRKLKDDPDVVLVDMRSNYEHAVGKFKGAITFDMENLRELPEHMHEIEHLRDKKIITYCTGGIKCEKASAYLLSQGFENVYQLHGGIIKYGMEAGGEDFDGECYVFDNRVTVPVNQINPAVVSTCYRCGTPTSRMINCASPACNNHITLCDTCGTDHNGTCSDDCKHDPNLRAYDGTGYYGKQTQSYSPMQGYVSRRGQRADLSTSIEQ, from the coding sequence ATGAAACCATTTCGGGTCCTTTTATACTACATCTATTCACCCATCGAAAATCCCGACCAATATCGGGAAGAACATCATCTGCTGTGTCTTCAGCTGAATTTGCTGGGCCGCGTCATTGTCGCGCCGGAAGGGCTGAACGGCACCGTATCGGGACTAGCCGCCGATTGCGATGCCTATATGGCTACGTTACGGGCCGATCCGCGCTTTGCCTCTACTGAGTTCAAAATTGATGAATCCGACGGCCATACGTTTCAGAAGCTGCACGTCCGGGTCAAGCCGGAGATCGTCCATTCGGATTTTCCCGTCGATCCACTTCGCCAGACGGGCATTCATCTGGAACCGGACGAGTTCAGGAAGCTCAAAGATGATCCCGACGTTGTGCTGGTCGATATGCGGTCGAATTACGAACACGCCGTCGGCAAGTTCAAAGGGGCGATAACGTTCGATATGGAAAACCTGCGTGAACTCCCCGAGCACATGCACGAGATCGAACACCTCCGCGACAAGAAAATTATCACGTATTGCACGGGCGGCATCAAGTGCGAAAAAGCGTCGGCCTACCTCCTGTCGCAGGGGTTTGAGAATGTCTACCAACTCCACGGCGGTATCATCAAATACGGCATGGAAGCGGGTGGCGAAGATTTTGACGGAGAGTGTTATGTGTTCGACAATCGCGTAACGGTGCCCGTCAACCAGATCAACCCAGCCGTGGTGTCGACCTGTTATCGGTGCGGCACGCCAACCAGCCGCATGATCAACTGCGCCAGCCCCGCCTGTAACAACCACATTACCCTGTGCGATACCTGCGGAACGGATCACAATGGGACTTGTTCCGACGATTGTAAACACGATCCGAACTTACGAGCCTACGATGGTACGGGCTACTACGGCAAACAAACGCAGAGCTATTCGCCCATGCAGGGTTACGTCAGTCGGCGGGGCCAACGGGCTGACCTTTCCACGTCGATCGAGCAATAA